CATGAGCGTTCCCATGGCATTGAGGGTCGCCGGGAACCCGGCGTACCCGACCATCTGGATGATGATCTCCCGGATCTCCTCCGGGGTGCAGCCCACGTGGAGCGCCGCATGGATATGGACTTTGAGCTGGGGGGCGGCGGTGCCCATCGCGGTAAGGGCCGCGACAACCGCCTGTTCTTTGGTCTTGTTGTCGAGCCCTTCGCGGGCATAGATCTCGCCAAACGGGTACTCGATGAGGTACCGGGCAAGGTCCGGGCAGATGGCGTTGAGCCGAGCTTCAACGGCAACGCCTGCCTCGCCGTCGATCTCAAGCAGTTTTTTCCTTCCGATTGTTGCGTAATCTGTCATCATGTCACCGTAACCGGCATGTGCTTTCCGGCTATACTATCCTTCCTGGAACGGGCAGGAGATCCCTTCCTTAAGGAGATGCTCCTTTCGGATCCCCTATCCCCACGTCACCTTCAGCGGGTTCCGGCGCGGGATCCCGCGGGTCCTGTACTTCGGGGTGCCGAAGAACAGGCTGTAGGAGTACTCGCGGCCCGCAGGCAGGTCGAGCGCCTCAAGGAGCGGCCCGTACGACGACCGGGCAGCCATCGAGAGGAACCCGGCCCAGCAGGCCCCGATGCCAAATGCCGGTGCGGCGATGTCGAAATGGGTAAGCGCGATGAATGCATCTACCGAGGCAACCGGGTTATGTTCCGGGATGTGGGCAACGACAAGGTGAGGCGCCCCGCGGCAGATGGGATCGATACCGGCGTCCCATGCAGCAATCAGGCCCGGGACATAGCCGCTCATCGGGTGGCTGCTGTTCTTTATTGTCCGCATCCAGTCCACGGTCAGGCCGGCGAGCCGGCGGACGTTCTCTTTATTATGGACCACCAGCCACTGCACCTGCTGGCCGTTCCCTCCCGATGCAGCGTACCGGGCAACATCGAGCACCTGCAGGATCTTCTCTTTTGGGACCGGTTTTTTTGCATAGCAGCGGACGGACCGGCGGCTCTTCAGGTAGAGGGCAAGGGTCTCGGCCGGGATCTCCCCGGCACCGGCCGGGAGAGGTTCCTTCTCGGCGGGCCGGTCGTTTACGGTAATCGCCCCGGCCGGGCAGAACACCTCGCAGTGCCCGCAGCGGATGCAGGCATCCGCGCTGGTCTCCGGGACGGCTTCGGGGTTCTCTTCTTTTGCCGGGACGATTATTCCCATCGGGCAGACTTCCGAACAGATCCCGCACCGGGTGCAGAGATCCTTTTCAACGATAATTGCAGACATGACAGATTTCCTTAACAGGTTGGTTTCTGAGATTTCGCAAAGGCTTTTCCGGCACTCCATGCATCGCCGGCATGGTCGCCGAGTCTCCAGTACCGGTTGTCGGGCATGGTCAGGACGAGCGGATCGATAGCCGGGAAATCCGGTTTGTCGTCTTTTACGATCTTTTTATCCGCCCAGGCCCCGACAATCTCGCCGATAAAGAGCGTGTGGGTGGGGAGGGATACAGCCTGCACAAGGCTGCATTCGAGCGTTACCGGGCACTCCCGGATCATGGGTGCCGTCTTTGTGGTGCCATAGAATACGTCGAACACACCGGATTTGTCCACGGTTTTACCGGACACGATCCCGCAGTAATCGGTCTTTACCAGAAGTGCCGATGACGGGACATTGACCGAGAAGGTCTTTGCCGCCTTAATCCCCCCGGTTGTGGCATGGTTGTTGTGGAGCCCGCAGGCAATCATCGGCGGGTTGCCG
This sequence is a window from Methanoregula sp. UBA64. Protein-coding genes within it:
- a CDS encoding nitroreductase family protein encodes the protein MSAIIVEKDLCTRCGICSEVCPMGIIVPAKEENPEAVPETSADACIRCGHCEVFCPAGAITVNDRPAEKEPLPAGAGEIPAETLALYLKSRRSVRCYAKKPVPKEKILQVLDVARYAASGGNGQQVQWLVVHNKENVRRLAGLTVDWMRTIKNSSHPMSGYVPGLIAAWDAGIDPICRGAPHLVVAHIPEHNPVASVDAFIALTHFDIAAPAFGIGACWAGFLSMAARSSYGPLLEALDLPAGREYSYSLFFGTPKYRTRGIPRRNPLKVTWG
- a CDS encoding flavin reductase family protein, whose amino-acid sequence is MEKIEIQKNFFIPMPVVLVGTQVNGRANFMAVGWCARVNGNPPMIACGLHNNHATTGGIKAAKTFSVNVPSSALLVKTDYCGIVSGKTVDKSGVFDVFYGTTKTAPMIRECPVTLECSLVQAVSLPTHTLFIGEIVGAWADKKIVKDDKPDFPAIDPLVLTMPDNRYWRLGDHAGDAWSAGKAFAKSQKPTC